In Bacteroidales bacterium, the DNA window TATAGATAAATATTTTTTCCATTCTTCTGGAGTAGAAGCAAAAAAACCGTTTTTCCCATGATCTACTATGTCCGTATTAACTCCGACAGGAGAAGCCACTACAGGCAAGCCAAGAGCCATATATTGCAATAGTTTTAGACCACATTTACCACGAGTCCATTCATTATCTGGTAAAGGCATAATTCCAATATCCAACTGATGGAGATCTATAATTTCAGTTTCCTTTCTCCATGGTAATGCTCGGACTTGACAGCCGTCAAGTTTAAAATCAGTCGCTCCAATAACAACGATCTCGATCCTGTTACCATACAAGAGCCATAGGTCACATAAAACAGAATCTAATTCTTGTAAATACGGTAACGTAGTTGAACTACCAGTCCAACCAATGGTTATTGTTTTTTTTTCTTTTGTCTCTACTTTCGGAATGTGATATGAAGTATCAATGGTGGTTGGAACAACTCTGGTCTGAGAATTAAACTGTCGAGCATAATTTGCTAAATATTCATTACCTGCTAGAACAAGCTTTGCTTTTTGAATAATTTCGCCTACTTTAGAAAAATATTTCAATCGCTTAAAGATTCGATTGCTGTCTGAAACATTTTCCAACCAAACGGCGTCGTCAAAATCATAAACGTAGGGTACTCCAAAACGTGCAATGAGCCTTTCAAAAAAAGGAGGTCCGATGAAAAAAGCTTCACGACTGATAAAGATTAAATCATATTCTCGATTCTTAATGCGTCGTATATCACGCCATCTTTTACAAAAAGCCTTGATCAGAATCCATAGCTTTGATAAAAACCTGCCTTTTGAATAAAAAATTCTATCATCATTTTCATTTAAAAGATTCGAAATCGTCCATTCAAAACCATTGGATTGGAGGTAAGATAGATATTGTTCAAAACGAAACCGTTGATTAGGAGCCCTGTTCAAGCGATGAGTGGTGATAAAAAGTACTTTTTTACTCATTCTGCACCAATAGTCAATCAAAAATAAAAGTTTTTATAATTTCAGACCAAAAAATGAAAGTTCTCATAGTATGCACGGGTAACAGTTGTCGAAGTCAGATGGCTGAAGCCATTATTCGCTTATTCCACCCCCATGTGGACGTTTTGTCTGCTGGCACGAATCCCGAGAAAGAAGTTAATCCTTACGCCGTCGAAGTTATGAAAGAGATTGGTATCGACATCTCA includes these proteins:
- a CDS encoding glycosyltransferase family 4 protein: MSKKVLFITTHRLNRAPNQRFRFEQYLSYLQSNGFEWTISNLLNENDDRIFYSKGRFLSKLWILIKAFCKRWRDIRRIKNREYDLIFISREAFFIGPPFFERLIARFGVPYVYDFDDAVWLENVSDSNRIFKRLKYFSKVGEIIQKAKLVLAGNEYLANYARQFNSQTRVVPTTIDTSYHIPKVETKEKKTITIGWTGSSTTLPYLQELDSVLCDLWLLYGNRIEIVVIGATDFKLDGCQVRALPWRKETEIIDLHQLDIGIMPLPDNEWTRGKCGLKLLQYMALGLPVVASPVGVNTDIVDHGKNGFFASTPEEWKKYLSILIEDPILRRRFGQEGRKKIEQFYSVEAWKDTYLEVFRLCTRK